A section of the Thermococcus sp. 21S7 genome encodes:
- a CDS encoding TIGR00341 family protein — MLRLEIYCDEGEGEKVREVLTKWSLQFYAEEVQSNEHRALKFTALVPDFVINDVVDELMKAVDLRKGHSSITWAPVSGKSVKYANSVKSLKKFKRRWTLAAIEGLIENANNQARVDPIQLTLGAVASIIALFGLINDSIVMIISAMLLSPILGPLYGFSLNIVMGRGRDALDAVSSILKLLGVIFLSAFLVSLALRFAGSMPPEPTHEILVRGDSGLVYIFLALILGYAGIVAIVSRIPEILAGVSIAAALVPPTTVIGISLAMGWWGIFRGSLALTVENVLGLLSGSLLGLYVLNVSPRSYYERRAAKLYTKRTMLVLAIMLAALVLVELLG; from the coding sequence ATGCTTCGGCTGGAAATCTACTGCGACGAGGGCGAGGGTGAGAAGGTCAGGGAGGTTCTGACCAAGTGGAGCCTTCAGTTCTACGCCGAGGAGGTGCAGAGCAACGAGCATAGGGCGCTCAAATTCACCGCTCTCGTGCCGGATTTCGTGATTAACGACGTCGTCGATGAGCTGATGAAGGCTGTTGACCTGCGGAAGGGGCATTCATCGATAACCTGGGCCCCCGTCAGCGGGAAGTCCGTGAAGTACGCCAACTCGGTAAAGTCCCTTAAAAAGTTCAAGCGCCGCTGGACCCTGGCGGCCATAGAGGGGCTCATCGAGAACGCCAACAACCAGGCGCGGGTCGACCCGATTCAGCTCACCCTCGGTGCCGTTGCCTCGATCATAGCCCTCTTCGGCCTCATCAACGACAGCATAGTCATGATAATCTCCGCGATGCTTCTCTCACCGATCCTCGGCCCGCTCTACGGCTTCTCCCTCAACATCGTCATGGGCAGGGGCAGGGATGCCCTCGATGCCGTTTCCTCCATTCTCAAACTCCTCGGCGTCATATTCCTGTCCGCTTTCCTTGTATCCCTGGCCCTCAGGTTTGCGGGCTCAATGCCCCCCGAACCAACCCATGAGATACTCGTCCGCGGCGACTCGGGCCTGGTTTACATATTCCTGGCCCTAATCCTCGGTTACGCCGGAATAGTTGCCATAGTGAGCAGAATCCCCGAGATTCTGGCAGGGGTTTCAATCGCGGCCGCCCTCGTTCCACCGACGACTGTGATTGGGATATCCCTTGCGATGGGCTGGTGGGGGATTTTTAGGGGCTCCCTCGCCCTCACCGTTGAGAACGTCCTCGGTCTTCTCAGCGGCTCCCTCCTTGGACTCTACGTCCTTAACGTCTCTCCCAGGAGCTATTACGAGCGGAGGGCCGCGAAGCTGTACACGAAGAGGACGATGCTGGTGCTGGCAATTATGCTCGCCGCCCTTGTCCTGGTGGAACTCCTCGGCTAG